The sequence ATTTGGCCATTGCAATCCGTATATATATCTACTATTGCTGATCGGTATACTGGAAGCAACTTTTTGAAAGAAGCTTTAAATGGAACTGGATCTTTTGAAAATGAACAATTCATTAAGGCACTTTCTGTGATAGATGAATTAACTAAATTAAACGGATTCAATGAAGACATGAATACGATTGATGAAGCACAATCAAGAAGTGAGTTTATCAAGGGAGAAACGGCAATGCACTTTGCTGGCTCATGGGCACTTGGTCCAATTATTGGGAGTGTAGAAAACTTAGATAATATAGGTGTCGCTCCGTTTCCTACATTCGAAGGTGGCGAGGGGGATCCTTCAAAAATTTCGGGTGTTGCAGGCGGTGGAATTGCCGTTAATAGTAATTTAAGCGATGAAGAGCAAGAAGCAGCTTTCACATTTTTAAAATACTATTATAGCGACAATCTGTTTGAGCAACTTGTACAAGCAAATATTATAGTTCCAGCAGATGTTAAAATGGATGATAGTATACCTCAAGTTTTCCGCGATGCAAATAGCTATGCGCAAGGTGGTTTGTCACCAGTGTATGATGCAACCTTGACACCAGAGTTAACAGACATGATTAATAACGGACTCCAATCAATTACATTAGGTGAAAAAACACCAGAGGAATTAGCTAAAGAAATGCAAAAAGAATTAGAAAAAAATAAGTAATAGTAAATGAAAAATTGCGCAGGTTGCCATTTTTGGTGACCTGTGAATTATAGGAGGCGAGACCTTGCACTTAACTAAGAAAAGTAAGGTAGCCATAATTATTGGAATACTACCAGCCTTGTTTCTTTATATTTTGTTTGCAATAGTACCGATTATTCAGTCCTTCTATTACTCTCTAATGGAGTGGAATGGTATCTCTGATATGACTTTTATAGGGTTTGATAATTTTAAAAAGTTATTTCAAGAACCCTTAT comes from Sporosarcina sp. FSL K6-3457 and encodes:
- a CDS encoding extracellular solute-binding protein, which gives rise to MKKVGLIILGVFMVLSLVACSNSGDSSSDGVIELTLWNDWTEDRPENTVYKEIIASFNEEHEDIRIKVESIPHDQYETKLRTQAAGKQLPDMMRVWPGARTAPLAEGGALLPLNSIIDHWEGLIPDAILQDYALDGNYYAIPSNISETSLIFYYKDLLQEVGFDEFPSTYVELKRLIQALNDKDITPIALGNKSIWPLQSVYISTIADRYTGSNFLKEALNGTGSFENEQFIKALSVIDELTKLNGFNEDMNTIDEAQSRSEFIKGETAMHFAGSWALGPIIGSVENLDNIGVAPFPTFEGGEGDPSKISGVAGGGIAVNSNLSDEEQEAAFTFLKYYYSDNLFEQLVQANIIVPADVKMDDSIPQVFRDANSYAQGGLSPVYDATLTPELTDMINNGLQSITLGEKTPEELAKEMQKELEKNK